The following coding sequences lie in one Jonesia denitrificans DSM 20603 genomic window:
- a CDS encoding NADH-quinone oxidoreductase subunit D: MSAPTQGPHATRNVFDTDDVSFEAMGGDWDDVAARIRELGEERIVVNMGPQHPSTHGVLRLMLEMDGEYVTEARAGVGYLHTGIEKNMEYRTFTQGVTFCTRMDYLASFFQEVAYCLAVERLLGIEAPERAQIIRVILMELNRISSHFVCLGTGGNELGATTVMTAAFTGREEILRIFESASGLRMNNAFIRPGGVAQDVPAGFVDEVRSRLPKIEKYLTDLADLCLGNPIFKLRTVGVGHLNLAGAMALGITGPILRSAGLPYDARKAKPYCGYETYDFDIPVSNDADSYARVVLRAEECWQSLRIIRQALDRLDNTAGAPVMVEDKKIAWPAQLAISSDGQGNSFEHIRKIMGSSMEALIHHFKLVTEGFRVPAGQVWQTVEHPRGELGVHLVSDGGTRPYRAHFRDPSFNNLQATSIMCEGGQVADVVVAVASIDPVMGGVDR; encoded by the coding sequence ATGAGTGCACCCACCCAAGGCCCCCACGCCACCCGCAATGTCTTTGACACCGACGACGTCTCCTTCGAAGCAATGGGAGGCGACTGGGATGATGTCGCTGCACGCATCCGCGAACTCGGTGAAGAACGCATCGTCGTTAATATGGGACCTCAACACCCCTCCACCCACGGTGTGCTGCGGCTCATGTTGGAAATGGACGGCGAATACGTCACTGAAGCGCGCGCAGGAGTCGGCTACCTGCACACGGGTATCGAAAAGAACATGGAGTACCGAACCTTCACTCAAGGTGTGACGTTCTGTACCCGCATGGACTACCTTGCCTCCTTCTTCCAAGAAGTTGCCTACTGCCTCGCGGTCGAAAGGCTCCTCGGAATAGAAGCACCCGAACGCGCGCAAATCATCCGCGTGATCCTCATGGAACTGAACCGTATTTCCTCGCACTTCGTTTGCTTAGGAACAGGCGGAAACGAACTCGGGGCCACCACCGTGATGACAGCAGCCTTCACTGGTCGTGAAGAGATCCTTCGAATCTTCGAGTCCGCATCCGGGCTCCGCATGAACAATGCATTCATTCGGCCCGGGGGAGTAGCCCAAGACGTCCCCGCAGGGTTCGTGGACGAGGTGCGCTCACGGCTGCCAAAAATCGAAAAATACCTCACCGACCTCGCCGACCTGTGCCTAGGAAACCCCATCTTCAAACTCCGGACCGTCGGTGTCGGACACCTCAACCTCGCCGGAGCCATGGCGCTCGGCATCACCGGCCCCATTTTGCGGTCAGCCGGACTCCCATACGATGCCCGCAAAGCCAAACCCTACTGTGGGTACGAAACCTACGACTTCGACATCCCAGTCTCCAACGACGCAGACTCCTACGCCCGGGTGGTCCTGCGAGCCGAAGAATGCTGGCAGTCACTGCGCATCATCCGTCAAGCACTCGACCGCCTTGACAACACCGCAGGAGCCCCCGTCATGGTCGAGGACAAAAAAATCGCCTGGCCCGCACAACTGGCAATCTCCTCCGACGGACAAGGCAACTCCTTCGAACACATCCGAAAAATTATGGGCAGCTCCATGGAAGCCCTCATCCACCACTTCAAACTCGTCACCGAAGGGTTCCGAGTCCCGGCAGGCCAAGTCTGGCAAACCGTCGAACACCCCCGTGGAGAGCTTGGAGTTCACCTCGTCTCCGATGGCGGAACACGCCCCTACCGGGCGCACTTCCGTGACCCGTCCTTCAATAACCTCCAAGCAACGTCCATCATGTGCGAAGGCGGCCAGGTCGCTGACGTCGTTGTTGCCGTGGCTTCAATTGACCCCGTGATGGGAGGCGTCGACCGATGA